The proteins below are encoded in one region of Elusimicrobiota bacterium:
- the tkt gene encoding Transketolase — translation MNILVPSSRQSFGRDPGFLHGKNLGPGQKIAGATAPCAVPLGTIQLNHSGESFREGNGAPMPVAVASKKNNLVQEAINTLRFLAVDAVEKANSGHPGMPMGMASIAHVLWTKFLNHNPKNPKWPNRDRFVLSNGHGSMLLYALLHLTGYDLSLEEIKNFRQWHSKTPGHPEYGETPGVETTTGPLGQGLATAVGMAMAQKYLNSLFTPKGKPLLDHHVYVFAGDGCLMEGVASEAASLAGHLGLGKMIVIYDDNHISIEGHTELAFTEDVLARFKAYKWNTLRVKDGNDLQSIAKALQLAKKSKQPTLIAVRTHIGYGSPNKVDSHDAHGAALGKEEVAATKQNLNWPAEPDFYIPEMVETFYRQAIPKGEAAEQAWNKRFEEWSAHHPELRALWDRMASRQLPENWRRHLPDFSTIDKVATRVASGQTINALAPILPELLGGSADLAPSNNTFIKGAPSFTKKQAGRNIHFGVREHAMAAALNGMALSDMLIPYGGTFFNFTDYMKGAMRLSALMKVQTIYVLTHDSIGLGEDGPTHQPIEQLAAFRAMPNTIVIRPADANETAAAWAFALEHRRGPVLLVLSRQNLPVLRESQYPEAGRVDRGAYILSEAKSGQPQIILIATGSEVSLALNAQIKLESEGYSTRVVSMPSWEIFQSQPSFYRDQVLPHSVRARVAIEALSTFGWERWVGSGGAVIGMHSFGVSAPGAQAMEKLGFTADNIAQKAKQLLQP, via the coding sequence GTGAATATTTTAGTGCCGTCATCCCGGCAATCTTTTGGCCGGGATCCAGGTTTTCTTCATGGGAAAAACCTGGGCCCCGGCCAAAAGATTGCCGGGGCGACAGCGCCTTGTGCAGTACCTTTAGGTACGATTCAACTGAATCATTCCGGTGAATCTTTTCGTGAAGGAAATGGAGCCCCTATGCCTGTAGCGGTCGCATCAAAGAAAAACAATCTGGTTCAGGAGGCCATCAATACCCTCCGCTTTTTGGCGGTGGACGCGGTGGAAAAAGCCAACAGTGGACATCCCGGAATGCCCATGGGGATGGCCAGCATCGCGCATGTGCTCTGGACGAAATTTCTCAATCACAATCCCAAAAACCCCAAATGGCCCAATCGGGACCGCTTCGTTCTTTCCAATGGTCATGGATCGATGTTGCTTTACGCTCTTCTTCATTTAACGGGTTACGATTTATCCCTCGAAGAAATCAAAAACTTTCGTCAATGGCACAGCAAAACGCCCGGTCATCCGGAATATGGAGAAACCCCGGGTGTTGAGACCACCACGGGACCTTTGGGTCAAGGTTTGGCCACCGCCGTCGGAATGGCCATGGCCCAAAAATACTTAAATAGCCTTTTCACGCCCAAAGGAAAGCCTCTATTGGACCATCATGTTTATGTGTTTGCCGGCGACGGATGCCTGATGGAAGGAGTCGCGTCTGAAGCGGCTTCGCTGGCGGGGCATTTGGGACTGGGAAAAATGATTGTCATTTACGATGACAATCACATCTCCATCGAAGGCCACACCGAATTGGCTTTTACCGAAGACGTATTGGCCCGTTTTAAAGCCTACAAATGGAACACGCTTCGCGTAAAAGATGGGAACGATCTTCAGTCGATCGCGAAGGCCCTTCAATTGGCAAAAAAATCCAAACAACCCACGCTGATTGCCGTGCGAACCCACATCGGTTACGGCAGCCCAAACAAGGTGGATTCGCACGACGCCCATGGCGCCGCTCTGGGAAAAGAAGAAGTGGCCGCCACCAAGCAAAATTTAAATTGGCCAGCTGAACCCGACTTTTACATTCCTGAAATGGTGGAGACATTTTATCGGCAAGCCATTCCGAAAGGGGAAGCCGCTGAACAAGCATGGAACAAACGTTTTGAAGAATGGTCGGCCCATCATCCAGAATTAAGAGCGTTGTGGGACCGAATGGCTTCTCGCCAATTGCCGGAAAATTGGCGCCGTCATCTTCCAGATTTTTCGACTATTGATAAAGTCGCCACCCGCGTGGCCTCAGGCCAAACCATCAACGCGCTCGCCCCCATCCTTCCGGAACTGTTGGGTGGTTCGGCTGACTTGGCGCCCTCCAACAACACCTTCATCAAAGGCGCCCCTTCCTTCACGAAAAAACAAGCGGGTCGAAATATTCATTTTGGAGTGCGTGAACACGCGATGGCGGCCGCTTTAAACGGAATGGCCTTGAGCGACATGTTGATTCCCTATGGGGGCACATTCTTCAACTTCACCGACTACATGAAAGGCGCTATGCGGCTTTCGGCTCTCATGAAAGTTCAAACCATTTATGTTCTCACCCACGATTCGATTGGCTTGGGAGAAGATGGCCCCACCCATCAGCCCATCGAACAATTGGCAGCTTTCCGTGCCATGCCCAATACGATTGTCATTCGGCCGGCCGATGCCAACGAAACAGCCGCCGCTTGGGCCTTTGCGCTGGAGCATCGCCGAGGCCCGGTTCTATTGGTGTTAAGCCGTCAAAACCTTCCGGTCCTTCGTGAATCTCAATATCCAGAGGCCGGCCGAGTTGATAGAGGCGCCTACATTCTCTCTGAAGCCAAATCGGGCCAACCGCAAATCATTTTGATCGCCACCGGGTCCGAAGTGTCTTTGGCGTTGAACGCGCAAATAAAACTCGAATCGGAAGGTTACTCAACGCGCGTGGTTTCAATGCCCTCTTGGGAAATATTCCAGTCCCAACCCTCTTTCTACCGCGACCAGGTTCTTCCGCATTCGGTCCGAGCGAGAGTGGCCATCGAAGCGCTTTCAACCTTTGGATGGGAAAGATGGGTGGGAAGCGGTGGCGCGGTGATCGGC
- the pksB gene encoding putative polyketide biosynthesis zinc-dependent hydrolase PksB, translating to MQNFGYLIGDEKTKQALIVDPAWDPTLIMNTVSEAGFKLAGLVVTHAHYDHVNAIEILLKKLDIPVYANKNEIPYAKAGHSIVGSLGRTVKALDNEQDLQLGETSIYFFHTPGHTPGSQCLRVGDQLITGDTLFVGGCGRSDLPGGDPVVLFHTLEKLARLPRQLEICPGHDYGDQPRRLLQDELELNPYLRFKDARSFVEATG from the coding sequence ATGCAGAATTTTGGATATTTGATTGGTGATGAAAAAACAAAACAAGCGCTGATTGTCGATCCGGCCTGGGATCCCACACTGATCATGAACACCGTCTCCGAAGCGGGTTTTAAACTCGCGGGACTTGTGGTCACACACGCCCATTACGACCATGTGAACGCCATCGAAATTCTCTTAAAAAAGCTCGACATTCCTGTTTACGCCAACAAAAATGAAATCCCCTATGCCAAGGCCGGCCATTCAATCGTGGGGAGTTTGGGCCGCACCGTCAAAGCGTTGGACAATGAACAGGACCTTCAACTGGGGGAAACATCCATTTATTTTTTTCACACCCCTGGTCATACGCCGGGCTCGCAATGCTTGCGTGTCGGAGATCAATTGATCACCGGCGACACACTTTTTGTGGGAGGCTGCGGCCGAAGTGATCTTCCCGGAGGGGATCCCGTTGTTCTGTTCCACACCCTTGAGAAATTGGCCCGGTTACCGCGCCAGTTGGAAATTTGTCCGGGGCATGATTATGGCGATCAACCCCGCCGTTTGCTTCAAGATGAGTTGGAACTCAACCCCTATTTACGTTTTAAAGATGCGCGGTCTTTCGTGGAAGCCACCGGCTAA
- the purB gene encoding Adenylosuccinate lyase, protein MIPRYTRPAMSAIWSDENRYRIWLEIEILAAEALTQSGRVPKNAIATLRKKAKVNVKRILKIEDTVKHDVIAFLSQIEETVGPEARFLHMGLTSSDVVDTALAVQIKEAGELLEKDLSEFAATLKKLARKHKDTRMVGRSHGVHAEPITFGLKVAGWLAEARRNQERLAQARSNVAVGKLSGAVGTFAHNGPQVEAFVCKRLGLKPEPLATQVIPRDRHAHFLTTLAVIAGMLERIATELRHLQRTEVLEAEEPFSKGQKGSSAMPHKRNPIGSENICGLARLIRGNAMAALENIALWHERDISHSSVERVVMPDTTLLLDYALHRMKGILENLQVYPQRMRENLEKTQDFLATQSILLALVQKGLDRQKAYEMVQKNALEAWTEQKSFRNLIERDELVTRHLSKAVLAQCFDTSHHFRHVNTLFKRVGC, encoded by the coding sequence ATGATCCCACGATACACCCGTCCCGCCATGTCCGCCATTTGGTCCGATGAAAACCGCTACCGCATTTGGCTCGAGATCGAAATTTTGGCCGCGGAGGCGTTGACCCAGTCCGGTCGGGTTCCTAAAAACGCCATCGCCACGCTTCGAAAAAAAGCCAAAGTCAATGTGAAACGCATCCTTAAAATTGAAGACACCGTGAAACATGACGTGATCGCTTTTTTGAGTCAGATTGAAGAAACGGTCGGGCCGGAGGCTCGGTTTTTACACATGGGTCTCACCTCCAGCGACGTGGTCGATACCGCGTTGGCCGTTCAAATAAAAGAAGCCGGAGAACTTCTTGAAAAAGATCTCTCGGAATTTGCGGCCACTTTGAAGAAATTGGCCCGCAAACACAAAGACACGCGCATGGTGGGACGCTCGCACGGCGTGCACGCGGAACCGATCACTTTCGGCCTCAAGGTGGCGGGTTGGCTCGCGGAAGCGCGTCGCAACCAAGAACGCCTCGCGCAAGCGAGATCCAATGTCGCCGTTGGAAAACTTTCAGGCGCGGTGGGCACCTTCGCGCACAATGGCCCCCAAGTGGAAGCCTTCGTGTGCAAACGGCTGGGCCTCAAACCCGAACCGTTGGCCACGCAAGTTATCCCGAGGGATCGTCATGCTCACTTTTTAACCACACTGGCCGTGATCGCCGGAATGTTGGAACGAATCGCCACTGAACTTCGTCATCTGCAACGAACCGAGGTTTTGGAAGCGGAAGAACCATTTTCCAAAGGACAAAAGGGATCGAGCGCGATGCCCCACAAACGAAACCCCATCGGATCTGAAAATATTTGCGGATTGGCCCGATTGATTCGTGGGAACGCAATGGCGGCGCTTGAAAATATCGCGCTCTGGCACGAACGGGATATTTCTCACTCGTCCGTGGAACGCGTGGTGATGCCGGACACCACGCTCCTGCTCGACTATGCTCTCCATCGGATGAAAGGCATCCTTGAAAATTTACAGGTCTATCCCCAGCGCATGCGCGAGAACCTGGAGAAAACCCAAGACTTTTTGGCCACGCAATCCATTTTATTGGCGCTTGTCCAAAAAGGTTTGGACCGGCAAAAAGCCTATGAGATGGTTCAAAAAAACGCGCTTGAGGCTTGGACTGAACAAAAATCATTCCGAAATTTAATCGAACGAGATGAACTCGTCACTCGCCATTTGTCGAAAGCGGTCCTGGCGCAATGTTTTGACACCTCCCACCACTTTCGGCATGTCAACACCCTGTTCAAGCGGGTGGGTTGTTAG
- the purN gene encoding Phosphoribosylglycinamide formyltransferase produces MSEPKKRIAVMASGNGSNFQALIDACASGEINGDLVALVSNQRYAYALTRARAANIEPLLFESAKFKTRTLMCSKISQALKERKVDLVCLAGYMSKIEPCLVRSFPNRILNIHPALLPKYGGKGMYGRHVHEAVIAGKEKESGCTIHLVNEVYDEGPILAQLKVAVDPSDTPESLAEKILPLEHQLYVSVVKDVCSGKINLDKYAEVTP; encoded by the coding sequence ATGTCTGAACCCAAGAAACGCATCGCGGTGATGGCATCTGGAAACGGCAGCAATTTTCAGGCCTTGATCGACGCTTGCGCGTCCGGGGAAATAAATGGGGACCTTGTGGCCTTGGTTTCAAATCAACGTTACGCCTATGCCTTAACAAGAGCGCGTGCGGCGAACATAGAGCCGTTGCTTTTTGAATCCGCCAAATTTAAAACGCGAACGCTGATGTGTTCAAAAATATCTCAAGCGTTGAAAGAAAGAAAGGTGGACCTGGTCTGTTTGGCCGGATACATGAGCAAGATTGAACCCTGCCTCGTGCGTTCGTTTCCCAATCGAATTTTGAATATCCATCCCGCGTTGCTCCCAAAATATGGAGGAAAAGGGATGTACGGACGGCATGTTCATGAAGCGGTGATCGCCGGAAAGGAAAAAGAATCCGGCTGCACGATCCATTTGGTCAATGAGGTGTATGACGAAGGGCCCATTCTCGCTCAACTTAAAGTGGCGGTAGACCCCAGCGACACGCCAGAATCATTGGCTGAAAAAATTTTACCTCTCGAACACCAACTGTATGTTTCGGTGGTGAAAGATGTGTGTTCGGGAAAAATCAATCTCGATAAATATGCGGAGGTAACCCCATGA
- the purM gene encoding Phosphoribosylformylglycinamidine cyclo-ligase, with translation MITYKKAGVDIDAGNELVRRIKKMAPRIGGFSDGMALPKGYKEPILIGCTDGVGTKLAIAQTLNKHDTIGYDLVGMNVNDLICSGAKPLFFLDYYASGKLDVTQAETVVRGIVAACKESDCVLIGGETAEMPGFYKPGEYDLAGFATGVVEKSKKLRPHETIRVGDVLLGLPSSGFHSNGYSLVRKVFSPSEWKEKANVLLAPTRLYVRPVLRALEKLNTKGQWNVRGIVHVTGGGFTDNVPRILPKNLSAEIRVGSWKTPLIFREVQARAKISDKQMYWTFNNGVGMILALAPSAVERAKKLLPEGLVIGRIVKGNCDVRYV, from the coding sequence ATGATTACTTACAAAAAAGCTGGAGTTGATATCGATGCGGGCAATGAACTGGTTCGTCGCATCAAAAAAATGGCCCCGCGCATCGGTGGTTTTTCCGACGGAATGGCCTTGCCCAAGGGATACAAAGAACCCATTCTCATCGGCTGCACGGACGGCGTGGGCACGAAATTGGCCATTGCTCAAACGTTGAACAAACACGACACCATCGGTTATGACTTGGTGGGCATGAACGTAAATGACCTGATTTGTTCCGGCGCTAAACCTCTTTTTTTCTTGGATTATTATGCCTCTGGAAAATTAGACGTGACCCAGGCTGAAACCGTGGTGCGCGGAATTGTGGCCGCGTGCAAAGAGTCCGATTGTGTTCTTATTGGCGGGGAAACGGCCGAAATGCCGGGGTTCTATAAACCCGGAGAATATGATTTGGCGGGATTTGCCACCGGTGTGGTTGAAAAATCAAAAAAGCTTCGCCCGCACGAAACAATTCGGGTGGGAGATGTGCTCTTGGGTTTGCCCTCATCGGGATTCCATTCCAATGGCTATTCATTGGTGAGAAAAGTGTTTTCTCCCTCTGAATGGAAAGAAAAGGCCAACGTGTTATTGGCGCCCACGCGGCTTTATGTGAGACCGGTTCTTCGCGCCCTGGAAAAACTCAACACCAAAGGTCAATGGAACGTTCGGGGCATTGTCCATGTGACCGGTGGGGGATTCACCGACAATGTTCCCCGCATCCTTCCCAAAAATCTCTCCGCTGAAATTCGGGTGGGAAGCTGGAAAACACCCCTGATTTTCCGAGAAGTGCAAGCCCGCGCAAAAATATCGGACAAACAAATGTATTGGACATTCAACAACGGCGTCGGGATGATTTTGGCCTTGGCCCCTTCCGCTGTTGAGCGCGCCAAAAAGCTATTGCCTGAAGGACTGGTTATTGGTCGCATCGTCAAAGGAAATTGCGACGTCCGATATGTCTGA
- the pyrE gene encoding Orotate phosphoribosyltransferase, whose protein sequence is MDLLSLFKSKQALLEGHFILSSGLHSDRYMQSALLLQYPDISEDLGKRLADYFPQKIDTVISPAIGGLIIGQEVARAKKCRAIFSEKNEAGRPVLRRGFDLTPQEKVLVVEDVITTGLSTGEVIELVHSTGAELVGIGSVVNRAGGENPTLAKFGKPVFSLLNLKVESWKPENCALCKKGIPAVKPGSRKN, encoded by the coding sequence ATGGATCTTCTTTCGCTTTTTAAATCCAAACAAGCGCTGTTGGAAGGTCATTTCATCCTCTCCTCGGGACTTCACAGTGATCGCTACATGCAATCGGCCCTGCTGCTTCAATATCCAGACATTTCGGAAGATTTGGGCAAACGTCTCGCCGATTATTTTCCGCAAAAGATCGACACGGTTATTTCGCCCGCCATTGGCGGTTTGATTATTGGACAAGAAGTGGCACGGGCCAAAAAATGCCGCGCCATTTTTTCAGAAAAAAATGAAGCGGGCCGTCCGGTCTTAAGACGCGGCTTTGACCTCACGCCCCAAGAAAAGGTTCTCGTGGTTGAAGACGTGATTACCACGGGACTTTCGACTGGTGAAGTGATTGAACTCGTCCATTCGACCGGAGCCGAGTTGGTGGGAATCGGATCGGTGGTGAACCGCGCGGGCGGAGAAAACCCCACGTTGGCCAAATTCGGGAAACCCGTTTTTTCATTGTTGAATTTAAAAGTGGAGAGTTGGAAACCGGAAAACTGTGCTCTCTGCAAAAAAGGAATCCCGGCGGTGAAACCGGGCTCCCGAAAAAATTAG
- the pyrF gene encoding Orotidine 5'-phosphate decarboxylase has translation MKPLIVALDVDTDKEALALIKATRKHVDLYKVGPTLVLRYGPDIFKRIRKTGKKIFLDLKFHDIPNTMARSIKEAARNGIFSATVHTSAGANALETVAELSGRPQIWGVTVLTSLSGDDLTELGIERSATEQVERLGMLAKRCKIDGVVASVGETSLLRKGLGPHLTIVTPGIRLADNALGDQKRVATPADAKRAGANFIVVGRPILDAKDPGLMAEHIMRDWTR, from the coding sequence ATGAAACCATTGATCGTGGCGCTGGACGTCGATACCGATAAAGAAGCGCTCGCGTTGATCAAAGCCACCAGAAAACACGTGGACCTCTACAAGGTGGGACCAACCTTGGTCTTACGTTACGGTCCCGACATTTTTAAACGCATACGAAAAACCGGCAAGAAAATTTTTCTTGATCTCAAATTTCATGACATTCCCAACACCATGGCGCGTTCGATTAAAGAAGCGGCCCGAAATGGAATTTTCAGCGCGACTGTACACACCTCCGCCGGAGCCAACGCCTTGGAAACGGTCGCGGAGCTTTCAGGCCGCCCGCAAATATGGGGCGTCACCGTTTTAACAAGTCTCAGCGGAGATGATTTAACCGAATTGGGTATTGAACGTTCGGCCACCGAACAGGTGGAACGCTTGGGGATGCTTGCCAAACGATGCAAAATTGATGGAGTCGTGGCCTCGGTGGGGGAAACCTCCCTTCTGCGTAAAGGATTGGGCCCCCATCTCACCATCGTGACGCCGGGAATCCGATTGGCCGACAATGCGCTCGGCGACCAAAAACGAGTGGCCACCCCCGCTGATGCCAAACGGGCCGGCGCCAATTTTATTGTGGTGGGCCGGCCCATCCTGGACGCAAAAGATCCGGGCCTCATGGCGGAACACATCATGAGAGATTGGACGAGATAA
- the pyrD gene encoding Dihydroorotate dehydrogenase (quinone) yields MGKPFLKGASALPNPIQVLYKNVLQRVFFGFDAETAHNLTVKSLRKIDKIPGLLDLAAKPFFQIQDERLRVSLGTLTVTNPVGLAAGFDKNAELLDILPYFGFGFIEVGTFTPLGQKGQARPRLFRLKNEQALLNRMGFNNPGVKIAADHLKLNLEKGRKIPVGVNIGKGRDTDIDEAADDYLTVLEHVYSVADYVVLNVSSPNTPNLRTLQKIEYLERILRKVVERARLLAEGSGEAPKLIFTKVSPDCSPEELEEIARLSVELRTGLVATNTSVDYSLLKNNKSKLEGGLSGRPIKQKANEVLKKLRYATKGVVPLIGVGGIFSAEDAYEKIRLGASVVQVYTGWVYKGPSLVSDINKGLLKLLKRDGFKSIKEAVGTLV; encoded by the coding sequence GTGGGCAAACCGTTTTTGAAAGGAGCGTCAGCTCTGCCAAACCCCATCCAAGTCCTTTATAAAAACGTTCTCCAACGGGTTTTCTTCGGGTTTGACGCAGAAACAGCTCACAACCTGACCGTCAAATCCCTTCGGAAAATTGACAAGATTCCAGGCCTCTTAGACCTGGCCGCCAAACCTTTCTTCCAAATTCAAGATGAGCGTTTAAGAGTATCCTTGGGAACTCTCACTGTTACAAATCCGGTCGGGTTGGCGGCTGGATTCGATAAAAACGCGGAATTGCTCGACATCTTGCCCTATTTTGGATTTGGATTTATCGAAGTGGGAACATTCACGCCGCTTGGACAAAAAGGGCAAGCGCGCCCCCGTCTTTTTCGATTAAAAAATGAACAAGCCCTTCTCAATCGAATGGGTTTCAACAATCCCGGTGTAAAAATCGCGGCTGACCATTTGAAATTGAATTTAGAGAAAGGACGCAAAATACCAGTCGGTGTTAATATCGGCAAAGGTCGCGATACCGACATTGACGAAGCGGCCGATGATTATTTGACGGTCCTCGAACATGTCTATTCGGTGGCGGATTACGTGGTTCTCAATGTGAGCTCCCCGAACACCCCCAACTTGAGAACCCTTCAAAAAATTGAATACCTTGAACGAATTCTTCGCAAAGTGGTGGAGCGCGCCCGCCTGTTGGCCGAAGGGAGCGGAGAAGCTCCAAAATTGATATTCACCAAAGTATCACCCGACTGTTCCCCAGAAGAATTGGAGGAAATTGCCCGATTGTCGGTGGAACTGCGCACGGGCCTTGTGGCCACCAACACCAGCGTTGATTATTCCTTGTTAAAAAATAATAAAAGCAAATTAGAAGGGGGACTCAGCGGCCGGCCCATCAAACAGAAGGCCAATGAAGTTCTTAAAAAGCTGCGATACGCCACCAAAGGAGTTGTGCCTTTGATCGGCGTCGGAGGAATTTTTAGCGCCGAAGACGCCTATGAAAAAATTAGGTTGGGCGCGTCTGTTGTCCAAGTGTATACCGGATGGGTGTATAAAGGCCCTTCGCTCGTGTCCGATATCAACAAAGGGCTGCTCAAGCTACTTAAAAGAGACGGATTTAAATCCATAAAGGAAGCGGTAGGAACACTCGTATGA
- the pyrC gene encoding Dihydroorotase → MTNNLLKPHIGKILIKGGRVIDPRQNIDRITNILIENGRIHSIGDHLNTAPSTPTVDAKGKVVAPGLVDVHVHLREPGGEAKETIATGTRAAAAGGVTSVVSMPNTNPPMDNVSDIQFVIGRAAQEGSARVYPTGTISKEREGQEMSEIGAMVRVGCVAITDDGNGVMNAQLLRRALEYTKTFGIPVMEHCEDHQLSAGGVMNEGSLATRLGLQGIPRQAEYVMAARDIALAELTGGMLHLTHISTKETVELVRQAKSKGLKVTADVTPHHLVLTEDAVAEYMANAKVNPPLRTMGDIKSLRQALKEGVIDCIATDHAPHTQADKAQEFNNAPPGLIGLETSLPLILTELVKTGVLTLSDMILRMSDVPARIFNLPAGSLESGVAADLVIFDPEAKQTFTHFASRSQNSPFLGWQLFGVVERTLVGGQTVFERSVSSAKPHPSPL, encoded by the coding sequence ATGACCAACAACTTATTGAAACCTCACATCGGCAAAATACTCATCAAAGGCGGGCGGGTGATCGATCCGCGGCAAAACATTGATCGCATCACCAACATACTGATTGAAAACGGGCGCATTCATTCAATTGGAGATCATTTAAACACTGCCCCGTCGACCCCCACCGTGGACGCGAAAGGAAAAGTGGTGGCGCCGGGCTTGGTGGACGTTCATGTCCACCTGCGCGAACCCGGCGGTGAAGCCAAAGAAACCATTGCCACAGGCACCCGCGCGGCAGCGGCCGGCGGGGTGACCAGTGTGGTCTCCATGCCCAACACCAACCCTCCCATGGACAATGTGAGCGATATTCAATTTGTGATTGGTCGAGCCGCGCAAGAAGGGTCGGCCCGCGTGTACCCGACCGGCACCATCAGCAAAGAACGCGAAGGGCAAGAAATGTCTGAAATTGGCGCCATGGTCCGGGTTGGTTGCGTGGCTATTACCGATGACGGCAACGGAGTCATGAATGCTCAACTCTTGAGGCGCGCGCTTGAATACACAAAAACATTTGGAATCCCCGTTATGGAGCATTGTGAAGATCACCAACTTTCGGCGGGCGGTGTGATGAATGAAGGTTCATTGGCGACGCGCCTGGGCCTCCAAGGCATTCCACGCCAAGCGGAATATGTGATGGCCGCGCGCGACATCGCGCTTGCTGAACTCACAGGTGGAATGCTTCATCTCACCCATATATCGACCAAAGAAACCGTTGAATTGGTTCGGCAAGCCAAATCCAAAGGCCTCAAGGTGACCGCGGATGTCACGCCGCATCACTTGGTATTGACCGAAGACGCGGTGGCCGAGTACATGGCGAACGCGAAAGTGAACCCGCCTCTTCGAACCATGGGGGACATCAAATCTCTTCGACAAGCTCTTAAAGAAGGCGTGATTGATTGCATCGCCACGGACCACGCGCCCCACACCCAAGCCGACAAGGCCCAAGAGTTTAACAATGCGCCCCCGGGACTCATCGGGCTGGAAACCTCTCTTCCGCTCATCCTCACTGAATTGGTCAAAACAGGAGTTCTGACCTTGTCAGATATGATTCTTCGCATGAGCGACGTGCCCGCACGTATTTTTAATTTACCGGCTGGATCTCTTGAGAGTGGTGTTGCCGCCGATCTCGTGATCTTTGACCCGGAGGCCAAACAGACCTTCACCCACTTTGCCAGCCGAAGCCAAAATTCACCCTTTTTGGGGTGGCAACTTTTCGGCGTGGTGGAAAGAACCCTGGTGGGTGGGCAAACCGTTTTTGAAAGGAGCGTCAGCTCTGCCAAACCCCATCCAAGTCCTTTATAA
- the pyrB gene encoding Aspartate carbamoyltransferase: protein MKQSTDRMKDLLGLEYLSRHQIEQILEQTKTMKQLFTRSVKKAPALRGHTVALVFLEPSTRTRTSFELAAKRLSADTINIASSTSSVQKGESLIDTAKTLEAMKADFIVLRHSSSGAPHLIAREIKTKVINAGDGSHEHPTQGLLDVFTILEKKKKVEGLKVAILGDVAHSRVARSNLWALSKLGAHVTVCGPETLLPSGLREIFGPHISTTSHVEEAIKDADVINVLRLQMERQKENLLPSIREYAELFGLNLSRLRLAKRDAIVLHPGPMNRGIEITSEVADSHQSVILDQVTNGIAVRMSVLYWLTGGPLVSSRMASDKTPSPSENLL, encoded by the coding sequence ATGAAACAATCCACCGATCGAATGAAAGACTTGCTGGGCCTTGAATATTTAAGCCGTCACCAAATCGAACAAATTCTCGAACAAACAAAAACCATGAAACAACTCTTCACGCGTTCCGTGAAGAAAGCTCCAGCCTTACGCGGGCACACGGTGGCGCTCGTATTTCTTGAACCTTCCACCCGGACCCGCACCTCGTTTGAATTGGCCGCCAAACGTCTTTCCGCAGACACGATCAACATTGCCTCCTCCACCAGCTCGGTTCAAAAAGGCGAATCCCTGATCGACACCGCCAAAACGCTGGAAGCCATGAAAGCCGATTTTATCGTGTTGCGACACTCGTCCTCCGGAGCGCCCCATTTGATCGCCCGTGAAATCAAAACCAAAGTCATTAACGCCGGAGACGGATCGCACGAACATCCCACGCAAGGCCTTTTGGATGTATTCACTATTCTTGAAAAAAAGAAAAAAGTGGAGGGCTTAAAAGTCGCCATTTTGGGAGACGTGGCCCATTCTCGCGTTGCCCGGTCCAACCTCTGGGCGCTCTCAAAATTGGGCGCTCATGTCACGGTCTGTGGACCTGAAACTCTTCTCCCGTCGGGCCTGAGAGAAATTTTTGGACCTCATATTTCCACCACCAGCCATGTAGAAGAAGCCATCAAAGACGCCGACGTCATCAATGTGCTCCGACTTCAAATGGAAAGACAAAAAGAAAATCTATTGCCCTCCATTCGGGAATACGCCGAGCTCTTTGGGCTCAATTTATCGCGGCTTCGTTTGGCCAAACGGGACGCCATTGTTCTCCATCCCGGCCCCATGAACCGAGGCATTGAAATTACGTCGGAGGTGGCCGACTCCCACCAAAGCGTTATTCTGGATCAAGTGACCAACGGCATCGCGGTTCGCATGTCGGTGCTTTATTGGCTTACGGGAGGACCCCTTGTTTCCTCCCGCATGGCCAGTGACAAAACCCCATCCCCCAGCGAAAACCTTTTATGA